One genomic region from Clarias gariepinus isolate MV-2021 ecotype Netherlands chromosome 22, CGAR_prim_01v2, whole genome shotgun sequence encodes:
- the LOC128510777 gene encoding poly [ADP-ribose] polymerase 2-like isoform X2 produces the protein MNIRDAIHQGRPDITSPLPYRSNSQCDFCANYCHPSLENTEGLLLLSEVALGDCNELVNTDDSAGLLLPGKMSTKGLCLTSPDPNNSITLDGATVPLGPEVKTDREQRITHSYNEYVKYKKQPSVKLNLDGFIAP, from the exons ATGAACATCAGGGACGCCATTCACCAGGGGCGACCCGATATAACATCACCGCTCCCGTACCGATCCAATTCACAGTGCGATTTT TGTGCAAACTACTGTCACCCCAGTTTGGAGAACACCGAGGGACTGCTGTTACTGAGCGAG GTCGCTCTCGGAGACTGTAATGAGCTTGTAAACACTGATGACAGTGCTGGTCTTCTGCTTCCCGGAAAAATGAGCACCAAAGGCCTGTGCCTGACTTCCCCCGACCCCAACAACTCCATCACACT AGACGGTGCAACGGTTCCGCTCGGTCCCGAAGTGAAAACCGACAGAGAACAGAGGATAACACACTCCTATAATGAATAtgtgaaatacaaaaaacaaccaTCCGTTAAACTGAATCTTGACGGTTTTATTGCCCCTTAG
- the LOC128510777 gene encoding poly [ADP-ribose] polymerase 2-like isoform X1: MNIRDAIHQGRPDITSPLPYRSNSQCDFFGKGIYFSDMSSKCANYCHPSLENTEGLLLLSEVALGDCNELVNTDDSAGLLLPGKMSTKGLCLTSPDPNNSITLDGATVPLGPEVKTDREQRITHSYNEYVKYKKQPSVKLNLDGFIAP; encoded by the exons ATGAACATCAGGGACGCCATTCACCAGGGGCGACCCGATATAACATCACCGCTCCCGTACCGATCCAATTCACAGTGCGATTTT TTCGGTAaagggatttatttttctgacatGTCTTCCAAGTGTGCAAACTACTGTCACCCCAGTTTGGAGAACACCGAGGGACTGCTGTTACTGAGCGAG GTCGCTCTCGGAGACTGTAATGAGCTTGTAAACACTGATGACAGTGCTGGTCTTCTGCTTCCCGGAAAAATGAGCACCAAAGGCCTGTGCCTGACTTCCCCCGACCCCAACAACTCCATCACACT AGACGGTGCAACGGTTCCGCTCGGTCCCGAAGTGAAAACCGACAGAGAACAGAGGATAACACACTCCTATAATGAATAtgtgaaatacaaaaaacaaccaTCCGTTAAACTGAATCTTGACGGTTTTATTGCCCCTTAG